CGTGCCCTTTCTGCGGGCGCTCCCGCTGCCGGTCGAGGCTCAGTCGTTGTTGGCGCCGGACGATGCGGCAAGGCGAGCCATATGCTGCTCCTTGTCGACGATCATCGCGCTGATCTCGGCCTCGGCGACGAGCGCTCCTTCGACACGCGCCTCGGCATTGAAACGCCAGACCGGGCCGCGGTTTCGGATCTTCTCGACGTGGTAGCGGACCTGATCGCCGGGTTTGACCGGACGACGAAAGCGCGCCCGGTCGATCGACATGAAATAGACGAGCTGCGGCTTGTAGTCCGCCTCCAGGCTCGAGACGCAGAGCGCCCCGGCCGTCTGCGCCATGCCCTCGATCAGCAACACGCCGGGCATCACCGGGAACTCCGGAAAATGACCCTGGAAGAACGGTTCGTTGATCGAAACGTTCTTGATGCCGACGCAGGACTGGTCGCCCTTCATCTCCACGATGCGATCGATGAGCAGGAACGGATAGCGGTGCGGCAGCAGCTTGAGGATACGAGCGATATCGGCACTTCCCAATGCCGCGCCGCGCTCTTGTTCGTTCATTCTGTCCCTCCTCGCAACCCACGGCGGAGCGGTCCTGCCGCCCCTTCTGCCTCGCACCGGCCACTCCCGTGCCCGCCACCCTTCGAGGCGATGCCGTCCGTTCGTCCCCTCAGCTCTCCTGCTCCCGCCGCTTGGACAGCCGATGCAGTGCTGCCACCTCACGCGCCCATTCCGCCTTGGGACGAGCCGGAAAGCCTCCATAGACAGCATGGGCCGGCACGTCGCGGGTCACTCCCGAGCGCCCGGCGATCTGCGCCGCCGTGCCAATGGTCAGGTGACCCGCGATCGCCGATTGGCCACCGATGACCACGTAGTCCCCGAGCACCGTGCTGCCAGAGACCCCGGATTGGGCAACGATGACGCAGTGTCTTCCAATGCGCACGTTGTGCGCAATCTGCACGAGATTATCAATCTTGGAACCTTCGCCGATCACCGTGTCCTTGAGTGCGCCGCGATCGACGGTGCTGTTGGCTCCGATCTCGACATCGTCCTGAATGATGACACGCCCGATCTGCGGCACCTTCATGTGTCCCTGGCGCCCCATGGCGAAGCCGAACCCGTCCTGGCCGATCTGCACCCCGCCGTGAACGATCACCCGGTTGCCGACCAGCGCATGGGTGATGCTCGCGTTCGGGCCGACGTAGCACTCGCGACCGATGGTCACGCGGTAGCCAATGACGGCGCCCGGCGAGATCACACAGCCGCGCCCGATCATCGCTTCCGGCCCGACCCAAGCTGCCGGCGAAATCGACGCCCCCTCCTCGATGCGGGCGCTCGGATGGATCGAGGGCGTTCCTGGAGAAAAGTCGGTGGAGACGGCTGGACGCAGCGCGGCCGGGTAGTACAGCGCCAGCGTTCGCGCGAACGCGCGATAGGGATCGCTGGTGACCAGCGCGAGCGTGCCTCCGGGCACGCGCTCGGTGAGTTCACCACGCACGATGCAGGCACCTGCCCGGGCGCCCGTCAGATGGCGGACGTACTTGGCATTGTCGATGAACGAAACATCGTGCTCGCTGGCCTCGTCGATCGCGCGCACGTCGTGGATGAGCCGCTCGCGATCAGCGTCACTCGCGACCAGTTGCGCACCGATGGCGTCCGCCACGGCATGTGCCGGGAACGGACCGTGCCGCTCGTAAAAGCCTGGATGGTCCATGCCACCGTCCCGCCCGCTGCCTTGGCTGTGCGGCCTCGTGGTTGCGCCGCTGGCGCAATGCACCGACGGCAAGTCCAGGCTCGCGCGCCAGCCTATAGCGGGAAAGCGAGCCATGCACACCAGTGCCGGCGAGCTTGCTGCGCAATTGTGTGGATCAGTTGGCGGATGGTACGCAAGCAGCACCATCCGGTCCGGCTCCCGGACCTTAGTGAGCTGGCTCCCATCGTCCCAAAACGCAGATGGCCGGCCCCGAGCGGGAACCGGCCATCGTACGAGTGCAGCCGACCAGGGCGTCAGAAGCGTGTGGTCGCCCCGAACCGGAATTCCTGCTCCTTGTCGTGGTCCTCGGAGGTCAGGATGTATGCGAAGTCCGCACGGAGTGGGCCGAGCGGCGAATCCCACAGGAGGCTCGCACCGACGGAGGCCCTCAGAGCGTGATCCTCGCCGACGACCGTCGTCGTGTTCAGATCGACCGCCGGAATGTCCCAGAGGCTACCCGCGTCGGCAAAGAGGGCGCCACTGATGCCAAGTTCCTCGGGAATCAGCGGGAACGGGAACCGCAGTTCGGCAGTGACGGCATAAAACATCGTCCCGCCGAGGCCATCGTCCGTGATCGCGTCGCGCGGACCGTAACCGGCGCGCTCAAAGCCGCGAACCGTCTCACCGCCTTTGTAGAAGGCATCGATCAGGCGGACGTCCTCACCGTTCCAGCCGGCGATGTGGCCGCCGACCGCCCGACCGACAAGTGTCCAGCCCTTGGCGAAAGAGTAATAGGCACGTCCCTCGATCTGGCTGCGGATATAGAAGACGTCACCACCGACACCGGCGAGGTCCTGCTCGAACGCGAGATAGAAGCCCTCGGTCGGCTTGGATGCATGGTTGCGGCCATCGTAGGTGATCGAATAGCCGACCGACGACACGTTGCTGACGCCGGCCGCGTCCTTGACCGCCTGCGAAGCGTTGGCGTCCACGTCGTAAACCTCGTCACGCACGAACGTGTAGCGCGTGTTCATCCACACGCTCTCGGCGAGCGGGAACCCCAGCCGAAGGCCACCGCCCGACTTGCGGCTGCGGAACGAGGACTCCGTCGTCAGGTCCACCTCCTTGTGGAAGACGTCGAAGCCCGCCGACATGTTGCGGTCGAGGAAGCGGGGTTCGGTGAAAGCAAGGTCGATCTGGAGACGCTCGGCGCTCCCGGCCAGCTTGAGGCGGATGAACTGCCCGCGACCCATGAGGTTGCGCTCGCTCAGCGCGATGTCACCGATGACGCCCTCGCTCGAGGAGAAGCCACCACCGAACGAGATCTCGCCCGTCGACTGCTCCTGAAGATTGACGTTGAGAATGACCCGATCCGGCGCCCCGCCGGGCTCGCGTGTGATCTCGACCTTGCTGAAGAAGCCGAGGCCTTGAAGGCGCTTACGGGCACGGTCGACCAGGAGCCGATTGTAGGCATCGCCCTCCGCGAGGCGGAATTCCCTGCGGATCACGTAATCGCGCGTGCGCACGTTACCGATGATGTTGATGCGCTCGATGTATACGCGCGGGCCCTGTTCGATGTGGTAGGCGATGGCGATCGTGCGCGAGATCGGATCACGGTCGGCGCGGGGCCGCACCTGGGCGAATGCATAGCCCTGCTCGGCGACCATCAGCGTCAGTTTCTCGACGGTCTTCTCGACAGCCGAGGCATCGTATTTGTCGCCGATGTCGGACGTCACCGCCGCCTGGAGCGCCACGGTGTCGATCTCGGTCAACGACGTCGCGATGGACACGTCGCCGAAGGTATAGATCTCGCCCTCGTCGATGGTGAACGTGATGAAGAAGCCGTTGCCCGAGCGGTCGAGATCGGCGGTGGCCGCGATGACGCGCGCGTCGGCATAGCCGTTGGTCAGGTAGAACTGGCGCAGCAGTTCGCGGTCCAGCCTCAAACGATCCGGGTCGTAGATGTTGGTCGGCTTGAGGAAGCTCAGCAAGCCGGTCTCGGACGTCGTTATGACGTCGCGCAGCTGGCCATCCGTGAATGCGCGGTTTCCGACGAAGGCGATGTTCTGCACCTTCGTCTCCGGGCCTTCCGAAATCTCGAACACCAAGTCGACCCGGTTCTGGTCGAGTTCGATGATCACCGGATTGACCTGCGCGGTGAACATGCCCTGGCGACTGTAGACATCCAGAATTCGCTGGACGTCCGCCTGCACGCGGGCCCGCGTCAGCACCGAGCGGGATTTCAGCTGAACCTCGGTCTCGAGCGTCTTGTCGTCGATCTCCGAATTGCCTTCGAAGACGACCCTGTTGATGATCGGATTCTCCACGACGAACACGACGACCGTCGTCGAGCTGCGTCGGATCGACACGTCGGCAAACAGACCCGTGGCGAACAGCGCCTTGAGCGACTGATCGACCTCGAATTCGTCGTAGCGATCGCCGATGGTGAAGCGGAGATACGAGCGCACGGTCTCAGGTTCGACCCGCCGGTTGCCCTCGACGCGGATATCCCTGATCACCGTCTGCGCCCAGGCTGGCTGCGTCGTCACGCTGCTCGCCCCGGCGAAAGCGCCGAGAAACACGAGCGTGAGGCACAGCGCAGCGAGCGCGCGACCCATCATCGTTTCCTTTGAAGGCATTCTCTCGGTGCCCCTTGACGCCATGTCCCCCAACCAGTCCCACCCCTGGCGGAGGTGCGACTGGCATTTCTGACCGATTCTCGCGT
The DNA window shown above is from Hyphomicrobiales bacterium and carries:
- the fabZ gene encoding 3-hydroxyacyl-ACP dehydratase FabZ — translated: MNEQERGAALGSADIARILKLLPHRYPFLLIDRIVEMKGDQSCVGIKNVSINEPFFQGHFPEFPVMPGVLLIEGMAQTAGALCVSSLEADYKPQLVYFMSIDRARFRRPVKPGDQVRYHVEKIRNRGPVWRFNAEARVEGALVAEAEISAMIVDKEQHMARLAASSGANND
- the bamA gene encoding outer membrane protein assembly factor BamA, with translation MGRALAALCLTLVFLGAFAGASSVTTQPAWAQTVIRDIRVEGNRRVEPETVRSYLRFTIGDRYDEFEVDQSLKALFATGLFADVSIRRSSTTVVVFVVENPIINRVVFEGNSEIDDKTLETEVQLKSRSVLTRARVQADVQRILDVYSRQGMFTAQVNPVIIELDQNRVDLVFEISEGPETKVQNIAFVGNRAFTDGQLRDVITTSETGLLSFLKPTNIYDPDRLRLDRELLRQFYLTNGYADARVIAATADLDRSGNGFFITFTIDEGEIYTFGDVSIATSLTEIDTVALQAAVTSDIGDKYDASAVEKTVEKLTLMVAEQGYAFAQVRPRADRDPISRTIAIAYHIEQGPRVYIERINIIGNVRTRDYVIRREFRLAEGDAYNRLLVDRARKRLQGLGFFSKVEITREPGGAPDRVILNVNLQEQSTGEISFGGGFSSSEGVIGDIALSERNLMGRGQFIRLKLAGSAERLQIDLAFTEPRFLDRNMSAGFDVFHKEVDLTTESSFRSRKSGGGLRLGFPLAESVWMNTRYTFVRDEVYDVDANASQAVKDAAGVSNVSSVGYSITYDGRNHASKPTEGFYLAFEQDLAGVGGDVFYIRSQIEGRAYYSFAKGWTLVGRAVGGHIAGWNGEDVRLIDAFYKGGETVRGFERAGYGPRDAITDDGLGGTMFYAVTAELRFPFPLIPEELGISGALFADAGSLWDIPAVDLNTTTVVGEDHALRASVGASLLWDSPLGPLRADFAYILTSEDHDKEQEFRFGATTRF
- the lpxD gene encoding UDP-3-O-(3-hydroxymyristoyl)glucosamine N-acyltransferase, whose translation is MDHPGFYERHGPFPAHAVADAIGAQLVASDADRERLIHDVRAIDEASEHDVSFIDNAKYVRHLTGARAGACIVRGELTERVPGGTLALVTSDPYRAFARTLALYYPAALRPAVSTDFSPGTPSIHPSARIEEGASISPAAWVGPEAMIGRGCVISPGAVIGYRVTIGRECYVGPNASITHALVGNRVIVHGGVQIGQDGFGFAMGRQGHMKVPQIGRVIIQDDVEIGANSTVDRGALKDTVIGEGSKIDNLVQIAHNVRIGRHCVIVAQSGVSGSTVLGDYVVIGGQSAIAGHLTIGTAAQIAGRSGVTRDVPAHAVYGGFPARPKAEWAREVAALHRLSKRREQES